In Drosophila santomea strain STO CAGO 1482 unplaced genomic scaffold, Prin_Dsan_1.1 Segkk69_quiver_pilon_scaf, whole genome shotgun sequence, a single window of DNA contains:
- the LOC120457655 gene encoding uncharacterized protein LOC120457655: MELLEYDMMPLDAPGLPALDTGTLEALPQGSRMNAPTCSGRLPLALKRPGGLLLRPFFFVRPFAGPRACWMLRMTPFFFYSIELQLQNSSHGHLQFLLNISHNRKWPSSSHGHMQFLRNIDNNRK; encoded by the exons atggag CTCCTTGAATATGACATGATGCCCCTTGATGCTCCAGGGTTGCCTGCCCTGGACACGGGCACCCTGGAGGCCCTTCCGCAAGGATCCCGGATGAACGCCCCTACATGCTCCGGGCGGCTGCCCCTGGCCCTCAAGCGCCCTGGAGGCCTCCTTCTTCGTCCGTTCTTCTTCGTGCGTCCGTTCgctggcccgcgtgcctgtTGGATGCTGCGGATgactcctttttttttttat AGCATTGAACTGCAGTTGCAAAACAGTTCACACGGGCACCTGCAATTCCTACTAAATATTAGCCACAACAGGAAATGGCCAAGCAGTTCACACGGGCACATGCAATTCTTACGAAATATTGACAACAACAGGAAATAG